The Rhododendron vialii isolate Sample 1 chromosome 8a, ASM3025357v1 genome has a window encoding:
- the LOC131335776 gene encoding uncharacterized protein LOC131335776, giving the protein MEEEGEDSTPGTPFWLQSSTNHRLGRRRVSSFFFNSGLLIVLLCLTAVVSIFFIIPSIVSFTGQILGPTVRKSWDSVNIVLVLSALVFGFLSRNRNRDYDENHRNVSSPHGVTSEIQKSNPSTPRQQWYEYADRTVYSSSSAVNGGGLRRNSCSYPDLRDASPWLNADDRWRFSDDIQVEAHRYSDSDRFRRRRSWKRVYEEEGEEEQAAPVTRVEEDSYTPPPPPSPPTPPPPPPTTLHRKPKRSFESVAYREQVKGSEAAKTLAPPAATPPPPQVDSEKKSSKSDRKRSGANETKDLFTSIYNQKNNKKKKQRQKSVDNFETLIQPQAPTPPPPPPSQPPSALHNLFSSQKGKSKKIITVPPPFTTARAAKSTAIIPLKTSDSIRVVENSNSGGESPLTGCESPLIPIPPPPPPPPFKMPSWRFVVKGDYVKVGSMDSSRSASPDDSPASTPTAANGGDAAAQLFCPSPDVDTKADMFIAKFRAGLKLQKMNSMVRQKQGLGLSNLGPDAKPGPGPSQI; this is encoded by the exons ATGGAAGAAGAAGGGGAGGACTCCACACCTGGCACCCCATTTTGGCTGCAAAGCTCCACCAATCACCGCCTCGGTCGCCGCCGCGTATCGTCTTTCTTCTTCAACTCCGGCCTCTTAATCGTCCTCTTATGTCTAACCGCAGTCGTGTCCATATTCTTCATCATTCCTTCAATTGTTTCTTTCACCGGCCAGATCCTCGGACCGACGGTCAGAAAAAGCTGGGACTCGGTTAACATTGTACTGGTTTTGTCTGCTTTGGTCTTCGGGTTTCTCAGTAGGAACAGAAACCGCGATTACGATGAAAACCACCGGAATGTTTCTTCTCCTCATGGGGTTACAAGTGAGATCCAGAAGTCGAATCCTTCAACGCCGCGTCAACAATGGTATGAGTATGCCGATCGGACGGTGTATAGTAGTTCATCTGCCGTCAATGGTGGGGGGTTGAGGAGGAACAGTTGCTCGTATCCAGATCTACGCGACGCGTCGCCGTGGCTCAACGCCGATGATCGGTGGAGATTTTCGGATGATATACAAGTGGAAGCTCACCGGTATTCCGACTCCGATCGGTTTCGCCGGCGCCGGAGTTGGAAACGAGTttacgaagaagaaggagaagaagaacaag CCGCTCCTGTGACTCGTGTTGAGGAAGATTCATAtactccgccgccgccgccttcACCACCTACGCCGCCTCCACCTCCGCCGACCACTCTTCATCGGAAGCCGAAGAGATCATTTGAAAGTGTTGCATATAGAGAGCAAGTAAAAGGATCAGAAGCAGCAAAAACTCTAGCACCACCGGCGGCGACACCTCCGCCGCCGCAGGTAGATTCAGAGAAGAAGAGCAGCAAAAGTGATCGGAAAAGAAGCGGAGCAAATGAAACTAAGGACTTGTTCACCTCAATTTACAATCAGAagaataataagaaaaagaaacaaaggcaAAAGAGCGTCGACAACTTCGAAACCCTAATTCAACCTCAAGCTCCTACACCGCCACCACCTCCGCCGTCTCAGCCGCCTTCTGCTCTGCACAATTTATTCTCATCCCAAAAAGGCAAGAGTAAGAAGATCATCACCGTTCCGCCACCGTTCACGACGGCGCGTGCGGCGAAATCCACTGCCATAATTCCGCTGAAAACGAGCGATTCCATTAGAGTAGTAGAGAATTCCAACAGCGGAGGAGAATCGCCGTTGACCGGCTGCGAGTCGCCGTTGATCCCGATCCCGCCGccgcctccgccgccgccgttCAAGATGCCGAGCTGGAGATTCGTGGTGAAAGGCGATTACGTAAAGGTGGGGAGCATGGACAGCTCGCGCAGCGCGTCCCCCGATGATTCACCGGCGAGCACCCCTACCGCCGCGAACGGCGGAGACGCGGCGGCGCAGCTGTTCTGCCCGAGTCCGGACGTGGATACGAAAGCGGACATGTTCATTGCGAAGTTTCGGGCTGGGCTTAAGCTTCAGAAGATGAATTCGATGGTAAGGCAAAAGCAAGGGCTGGGCTTGTCTAATCTAGGCCCAGATGCAAAGCCTGGACCGGGCCCAAGTCAAATTTGA